The proteins below come from a single Cannabis sativa cultivar Pink pepper isolate KNU-18-1 chromosome 3, ASM2916894v1, whole genome shotgun sequence genomic window:
- the LOC115719361 gene encoding uncharacterized protein LOC115719361, whose amino-acid sequence MVSFEVLHYLKRKRKGRDGFMALKLDMSKVYDRIEWNFLKAVLSKLGFGTNWMNLMLKCVSSASYKVVHGGREMGPIVPSRGIRQGDLLSPYIFILCAEGLSALLQKFEVALGQKVNVNKSSIFYSTNTQAAMKQQINTLLQMRQADENSLYLGLPSTLGRNKSTVFGYLKDRVRKKLQGWDAKILSHAGKEVLIKIVAQSLPNFAMIVFLLPLEISRDIESQMAHFLVEDFTW is encoded by the exons ATGGTgtcttttgaagtcttgcattaCTTGAAGCGAAAGCGAAAAGGAAGGGATGGTTTCATGGCTCTCAAGCTTGATATGAGTAAAGTGTATGACCGTATTGAGTGGAACTTCTTGAAGGCAGTACTTTCAAAGCTTgggtttggaaccaattggatGAATTTAATGCTTAAGTGTGTCTCGTCTGCTAGTTACAAGGTGGTTCATGGGGGTCGAGAAATGGGGCCTATAGTACCAAGCCGAGGAATTCGCCAAGGGGATCTGTTATCTCCTTATATCTTTATCCTTTGTGCAGAAGGTCTATCAGCTTTGCTTCAGAA ATTTGAAGTTGCTTTGGGTCAAAAGGTCAATGTCAACAAGTCCTCCATCTTTTACAGTACCAATACCCAAGCAGCTAtgaaacaacaaataaacactcTCTTGCAGATGAGACAAGCAGATGAGAATAGTTTGTATTTAGGGCTTCCGAGTACGTTGGGGAGGAACAAGTCAACAGTTTTCGGATATCTCAAGGATCGGGTTAGGAAGAAGCTTCAAGGGTGGGATGCAAAAATCCTTTCTCATGCCGGGAAAGAGGTCCTTATTAAAATAGTGGCTCAATCATTACCAAACTTTGCCATGATTGTTTTTCTTCTGCCTCTTGAGATTAGTCGAGACATTGAAAGCCAGATGGCGCACTTTCTGGTGGAAGACTTCACCTGGTGA